In a genomic window of Mageeibacillus indolicus UPII9-5:
- a CDS encoding ParA family protein encodes MSLVLAIVNQKGGVGKTTTTINLSAYLASKAKRTLLIDMDPQGNATSGLGIDKNSDFSIYDVIINGVKISDTIKQTGQRNLSLCPSNIDLAGGEVELVNKDRREYILKAAISEVREKYDFILIDCPPSLGLLTLNSLTAADGVIIPVQSEYYALEGVTQLMDTLSLVTESLNPALKIFGVVVTMYDSRTILAQQVNDEINKFFKNKTFKTVIPRNIKLSEAPSFGKSIYDYDSNSKGAQSYYDLANEVIDRSKKFWSQN; translated from the coding sequence ATGAGTTTAGTTTTAGCTATTGTAAATCAAAAAGGTGGCGTTGGAAAAACTACTACAACTATAAATTTATCGGCATATCTAGCTAGCAAAGCTAAAAGAACCTTACTTATAGATATGGATCCACAAGGCAACGCTACTAGTGGGTTAGGTATAGATAAAAATTCAGATTTTTCCATTTATGATGTAATAATAAATGGTGTAAAAATATCAGATACTATTAAACAAACCGGACAAAGAAATCTAAGTTTATGCCCCTCAAATATTGATTTAGCTGGAGGAGAGGTCGAATTAGTTAATAAAGACAGAAGAGAATACATTCTAAAAGCTGCAATAAGCGAGGTGCGAGAAAAATATGACTTTATTTTGATTGATTGCCCCCCGTCATTGGGTTTATTAACTTTAAATTCTTTAACTGCGGCTGACGGTGTAATAATTCCAGTTCAAAGTGAATACTATGCTCTTGAAGGTGTAACTCAGTTAATGGATACTTTAAGCTTAGTGACCGAATCACTAAATCCTGCATTAAAAATATTCGGGGTTGTGGTTACCATGTATGACAGCAGAACCATTTTAGCCCAACAAGTGAATGACGAAATAAATAAGTTTTTTAAAAATAAAACTTTTAAGACGGTAATTCCTCGTAACATTAAGCTTAGTGAAGCTCCAAGTTTTGGAAAGTCTATATATGATTATGATAGCAATTCAAAAGGAGCTCAATCTTATTATGACTTGGCAAATGAAGTAATCGATAGAAGTAAAAAATTTTGGTCTCAAAATTAG
- a CDS encoding GIY-YIG nuclease family protein: protein MFGKNDDDEDEVYIGQAGIRKNGEGVLFRVNEHLKDDFYFSEAVMFTTSDNSWGPTEISYLENKFTNLAIDTDRYKVRNGNDPNPGNVTEEKESELEVYVDQFKMMLGVLGYKIFVPLVKTQTSVVEEQDDNELLLSLSRKIKRSHKTIEAHCKRTNEGFVVLVGSQIEETDSNAIPDTIKELRQRCKQNNEIKDGVLTKNYLFKSPSYAASFVLGMTTNGKTDWKTENGISLKMLEEREI, encoded by the coding sequence TTGTTTGGCAAAAATGATGATGACGAGGATGAAGTATACATCGGGCAAGCGGGCATCAGGAAAAACGGTGAAGGTGTTCTTTTTAGAGTTAATGAACACCTAAAAGACGATTTTTACTTTAGTGAAGCAGTTATGTTTACGACAAGTGACAATTCTTGGGGCCCAACGGAAATAAGCTACCTTGAAAACAAATTCACCAACCTTGCTATTGATACTGATCGTTATAAAGTAAGGAATGGTAATGATCCTAACCCTGGTAATGTGACGGAAGAAAAAGAATCGGAGTTAGAAGTTTATGTTGATCAGTTTAAGATGATGCTTGGTGTTCTAGGCTATAAGATTTTTGTGCCTTTGGTAAAAACGCAAACATCTGTAGTTGAAGAGCAAGACGATAATGAACTGTTATTAAGTCTTTCTCGAAAGATTAAGCGATCGCATAAAACCATAGAAGCACATTGCAAACGAACAAACGAGGGCTTTGTGGTATTAGTAGGAAGCCAGATTGAAGAAACAGATTCTAATGCTATCCCAGATACCATAAAAGAGCTAAGACAGCGGTGCAAACAAAATAACGAAATTAAAGACGGCGTGCTCACCAAGAATTATTTGTTTAAGAGTCCATCTTATGCTGCTTCATTTGTTTTAGGAATGACAACAAACGGTAAGACCGACTGGAAAACAGAAAATGGTATCTCGCTAAAAATGTTAGAAGAAAGAGAAATATAA
- a CDS encoding NUDIX hydrolase produces MEHDCCFRKDNKWFRYRAAAIIVEDNCVLFARNEVNDYYYSIGGGVHLGETSEDAVKREVFEETGVEYEVDHLAVIHENFFYGDYDLKGVDCHEIAFYYMMKPKGNKKLNSHSVTMDGVKETMHWIPIEDLSSYKAFPSFMKDYLQSEHSGVEHIITNERV; encoded by the coding sequence ATGGAACATGATTGTTGTTTTAGAAAAGACAATAAGTGGTTTAGATATAGGGCAGCAGCAATTATAGTCGAAGATAATTGCGTATTGTTTGCCAGGAACGAAGTCAACGATTATTACTACTCCATAGGCGGAGGAGTACATTTAGGAGAAACCTCTGAAGATGCCGTAAAAAGGGAAGTATTTGAAGAAACAGGTGTCGAATATGAAGTAGATCATCTTGCGGTGATACACGAAAATTTCTTTTATGGGGATTACGACTTAAAAGGTGTCGACTGCCACGAGATTGCCTTCTATTACATGATGAAACCGAAGGGTAATAAGAAGCTTAACAGCCACAGCGTTACCATGGACGGTGTAAAAGAAACTATGCACTGGATCCCGATCGAAGACCTTAGTAGTTATAAAGCTTTTCCATCTTTTATGAAAGACTATCTTCAGTCAGAGCATAGCGGCGTTGAGCATATCATTACAAATGAAAGAGTTTAA
- a CDS encoding phosphate ABC transporter substrate-binding protein, which yields MKKQLISALLILGFVTGSAACSKYSSSGNSESVSGTVKLAGSTSMQKLCDALADGFMAANHEISVTVEYTGSSAGLEALAAGSVDIGNSSRPLKANEKSGGLVENIVAIDGIAVISNKANLVNDITTEQLVKIYTGEIKKWQELGGKNEQIIVLGREAGSGTRDAFEEILKIKNNCKYAQEPDSTGAVLAKVAATPGAIGYVSLNVVDNTVTCLKLNGVSATEKEILAGKYKLQRPFVMATKGEITEQNKMSQAWFKYVQSAAGKEIIKKVGLIIP from the coding sequence ATGAAAAAACAATTGATTAGTGCCCTACTAATCTTAGGGTTTGTAACCGGTTCGGCCGCTTGTAGCAAATATTCAAGCTCTGGCAATAGCGAAAGTGTAAGCGGCACTGTAAAATTAGCCGGATCAACTTCAATGCAAAAATTATGTGATGCGCTGGCAGACGGTTTTATGGCCGCCAATCATGAGATCTCTGTTACTGTTGAATATACAGGCTCAAGTGCTGGCTTAGAAGCTCTAGCTGCTGGTTCGGTTGACATTGGCAATTCTTCTCGTCCTTTGAAAGCAAACGAAAAATCAGGGGGATTAGTAGAAAATATTGTTGCTATTGATGGTATTGCTGTGATTTCAAATAAGGCAAATCTGGTCAATGATATTACGACTGAACAGTTGGTAAAGATTTATACGGGTGAGATAAAAAAATGGCAAGAATTAGGTGGCAAGAATGAGCAGATTATCGTTCTTGGGCGTGAAGCAGGCTCAGGTACGAGAGATGCTTTTGAGGAAATTCTCAAAATTAAAAATAATTGCAAGTACGCTCAAGAGCCGGATTCTACCGGAGCTGTCTTAGCGAAAGTGGCTGCAACGCCAGGGGCTATTGGGTATGTGTCGTTGAATGTTGTTGACAATACTGTTACTTGTCTCAAATTAAATGGTGTTTCAGCGACGGAAAAAGAAATCCTGGCTGGAAAATACAAATTGCAGAGACCTTTTGTCATGGCAACTAAAGGTGAAATAACTGAACAAAACAAAATGTCGCAGGCATGGTTTAAATATGTGCAATCGGCAGCTGGCAAGGAAATTATTAAAAAAGTTGGCTTGATTATCCCATAG
- the pstC gene encoding phosphate ABC transporter permease subunit PstC yields the protein MRKKTIIERLAANVCLICATMAILAVLAISIYLFLKGVPTFKVVGIGNLLGQSAWQPTAPQPAYGIQYIILTSLFATCLSVMIAVPIALLTAVFLTEMANKMVAAVVANAVELLAAVPSVIYGLLGMMLLNPCLYKLEKICFAGDKAHQFTGGANLLAAVIVLAIMILPTVISVSTSSLRSVALNLRAASLALGATREQTIFLVVIPAAKSGILTGIVLGIGRALGEAMAINMVAGGAVNFPLPFNSVRTLTTQLVSEMSYASGLHRQVLFTVGLILYGFILLVNFILLRARRKVNL from the coding sequence ATGCGTAAAAAAACAATTATTGAACGATTAGCAGCCAATGTTTGTTTGATTTGTGCGACAATGGCAATATTGGCTGTTTTGGCAATAAGCATATACCTCTTCTTGAAAGGGGTTCCAACTTTTAAGGTGGTAGGTATTGGCAATTTGTTGGGGCAATCTGCTTGGCAACCAACTGCCCCTCAGCCTGCCTACGGTATTCAGTATATAATTTTAACTTCTTTGTTTGCGACATGTTTATCTGTTATGATTGCTGTACCCATTGCGTTGTTGACGGCGGTTTTTTTAACCGAAATGGCTAATAAAATGGTAGCAGCAGTAGTTGCTAATGCGGTGGAATTGTTAGCTGCTGTTCCATCGGTTATATACGGTCTCTTGGGCATGATGTTACTTAACCCATGCTTATATAAATTGGAAAAAATCTGTTTCGCTGGCGATAAAGCGCATCAATTTACCGGTGGAGCAAATTTATTGGCAGCTGTCATTGTTTTAGCAATTATGATTTTGCCAACTGTGATTAGTGTTAGTACCAGTTCTTTACGTTCTGTAGCATTAAATTTACGTGCAGCTTCTTTAGCTTTGGGCGCAACTAGGGAACAGACAATATTTTTAGTTGTAATTCCAGCTGCCAAATCAGGTATTTTGACTGGGATTGTCTTAGGCATAGGCCGAGCATTGGGTGAAGCGATGGCGATTAATATGGTTGCCGGAGGAGCTGTTAATTTTCCCTTGCCGTTTAATTCAGTGCGTACTTTGACTACGCAGTTAGTCAGTGAAATGAGTTATGCTTCCGGCTTGCATCGTCAGGTACTATTTACAGTTGGTCTAATTCTTTATGGATTTATTTTATTGGTGAATTTTATTTTGTTGCGGGCGAGGAGAAAGGTGAATCTATGA
- the pstA gene encoding phosphate ABC transporter permease PstA, with product MMALKGRKLKDCLLRSLVYLCAAFAVSLLAGIIFYVFWRGSRTVTWEFLTGVKSVLTGKAGIAGNIVNTCLIIILTMVIAAPLGIGSAIYLSEYAERSRLVSLIEFATETLAGIPSIIFGLFGMLFFGEKLGLGYSLLTGALTLILMILPLLTRNTEEALKAVPVMYRSAAIALGSGKWHMIRTVLLPAALPGILTGIILAVGRIVGESAALLFTAGSAKFLPKNLAALLHKPFQSGGTLTIQMYLSATSDGDFTTAFGIAVVLLCITLASNLLIKFLLKNLISKRKVG from the coding sequence ATGATGGCATTAAAAGGCAGAAAACTAAAGGATTGTCTGTTGCGCAGCTTGGTTTATCTATGTGCAGCTTTTGCTGTTTCCTTGTTGGCAGGAATAATTTTTTATGTGTTTTGGCGGGGCAGTCGGACGGTTACTTGGGAATTTTTGACTGGGGTAAAAAGTGTACTTACGGGGAAGGCAGGTATCGCGGGAAATATTGTCAATACCTGTTTGATTATTATTCTAACCATGGTTATAGCTGCGCCGTTAGGTATAGGCAGTGCGATCTATCTTAGTGAATATGCTGAGCGGAGCAGGTTGGTTTCGCTAATTGAATTTGCCACTGAGACGTTGGCCGGCATACCATCGATTATATTTGGCTTGTTCGGTATGTTGTTTTTTGGCGAAAAATTGGGTCTGGGTTATTCCTTATTGACAGGTGCACTGACACTTATTTTGATGATTTTACCTTTGCTAACGAGAAATACAGAAGAAGCTTTGAAGGCTGTGCCGGTTATGTACCGCAGTGCTGCAATTGCTTTAGGCAGTGGCAAATGGCATATGATACGGACAGTTTTATTACCCGCTGCCCTGCCGGGCATTTTAACCGGTATCATTTTAGCTGTTGGACGTATTGTTGGTGAATCAGCAGCCTTACTATTTACAGCCGGTAGTGCTAAATTTTTGCCTAAAAACCTGGCAGCGCTTTTGCACAAACCCTTTCAATCCGGAGGTACCCTGACTATACAAATGTATCTATCTGCTACCAGTGATGGCGATTTTACTACGGCTTTTGGGATAGCGGTAGTTTTGTTATGTATCACTTTGGCAAGTAATTTATTAATAAAATTTCTGCTTAAGAACTTAATTAGCAAACGAAAGGTAGGATGA
- the pstB gene encoding phosphate ABC transporter ATP-binding protein PstB yields MKGNKISVEDLNLYYGAVQALKHVNINIFEKSITAFIGPSGCGKSTFLKTLNRMNDLIANVKITGQVAINGVNIYSSDVDLSKLRKKVGMVFQQANPFPMTIFDNVAYGPRVHGIKEKRQLNEIVERSLQGAALWPEVKDRLQTSALGLSGGQQQRLCIARALAVDPEIILMDEPTSALDPISTAKIEELMQTLKQKYTVVVVTHNMQQAVRVSDYTAFFLVGEMVEYGTTKEIFACPRDKRTEDYITGRFG; encoded by the coding sequence ATGAAAGGCAATAAAATATCTGTGGAAGATTTGAACTTATATTATGGCGCTGTTCAAGCCCTAAAGCATGTGAATATTAACATCTTTGAAAAAAGTATAACGGCTTTTATTGGCCCGTCAGGTTGTGGTAAATCGACATTTCTCAAAACTTTAAATCGTATGAATGATTTAATTGCTAATGTTAAAATTACCGGGCAGGTGGCTATAAATGGGGTCAACATCTATAGTTCGGACGTCGACTTGAGCAAATTGCGTAAAAAAGTCGGGATGGTGTTTCAGCAAGCCAACCCTTTCCCTATGACCATTTTTGATAATGTGGCTTATGGCCCCCGTGTGCATGGTATTAAAGAGAAGCGTCAACTTAATGAGATTGTAGAAAGGAGCTTGCAAGGTGCTGCGCTTTGGCCTGAAGTTAAAGATAGATTACAGACTTCTGCTTTAGGGTTATCAGGAGGCCAGCAACAACGCCTTTGTATAGCAAGAGCATTAGCTGTTGATCCTGAGATTATTTTAATGGATGAACCGACATCGGCACTTGATCCTATTTCGACCGCTAAAATAGAAGAACTCATGCAGACGTTGAAACAAAAATATACGGTTGTGGTGGTGACACATAATATGCAACAAGCTGTGCGCGTTTCAGACTATACAGCCTTTTTCTTAGTGGGTGAAATGGTAGAATATGGTACGACAAAAGAAATTTTCGCTTGCCCACGGGACAAGCGAACGGAGGACTATATTACTGGTCGTTTTGGCTGA
- a CDS encoding response regulator transcription factor, translating into MALIYIVEDDDNIREIEKFALLNAGHQVWEFACATAFYRQLEKMQPELCILDIMLPDEPGDVILKKLRMDSHTAGLPVIMVTAKTSDLDLVKGMENGADDYIKKPFSVLELMARVKALLRRTQKPSIVELQLDALTVNSAKREIAIAGKLVDLTYKEFELIYFMLANKGIVLSRDTLMDKVWGTDHELNSRTLDMHIKTLRQKLGSYGGRICTVRNVGYVIK; encoded by the coding sequence ATGGCGCTTATTTATATCGTAGAGGATGATGATAATATTCGTGAGATTGAGAAATTCGCGCTATTAAACGCTGGACACCAAGTGTGGGAATTTGCCTGTGCAACTGCTTTTTATCGTCAATTAGAAAAGATGCAGCCGGAATTGTGTATACTTGATATTATGTTACCTGATGAACCGGGGGATGTTATTTTAAAAAAGCTGCGGATGGACTCACATACAGCTGGTCTGCCGGTAATTATGGTGACGGCTAAAACGAGTGATCTTGATTTGGTCAAAGGTATGGAAAATGGGGCTGATGATTACATCAAAAAACCGTTTTCGGTCCTTGAATTGATGGCGAGGGTTAAGGCTTTGTTACGTCGTACTCAGAAACCGTCAATTGTTGAATTGCAGCTGGATGCATTGACCGTCAACAGTGCCAAACGCGAAATTGCCATTGCCGGAAAGTTAGTTGATTTAACCTATAAAGAATTTGAATTGATCTATTTTATGCTGGCTAATAAAGGCATCGTTTTAAGCCGTGATACTTTGATGGATAAGGTCTGGGGCACTGACCATGAGTTAAACTCACGTACCCTCGATATGCACATAAAAACATTGAGGCAAAAATTAGGCAGCTATGGTGGAAGAATTTGTACAGTTAGAAATGTGGGCTATGTTATCAAATGA
- a CDS encoding sensor histidine kinase: MKQKINLRLIGIAILAITATVIAMISVYYRLFQAQVEKDLRLNAQLLQSSDLFTNFDHVERCNELKHLSQSLRITWIDVDGRVLFDNDFSAAQLSNHADRQEVKAASNLGEGQVVRYSSTLNKDTFYYALRLSNGTILRLATESDSIGTIIISAMPIIALVLLLILVVCIALSHLLTSQLIKPIEAMALDITNKDFQAPYKELAPFSDIIRTQHMEILAAAKDRQDFTANVSHELKTPLTAISGYAELLAANMVGAEQKMHFYQEIQKCAGRLLGLINDIIRLAELDRSERQPLFNDVDLAKIVEESINTLQLNATQHKIKLNLQLEKCIVHGNQEMLKELVDNLVVNAIFYNSPGGHVLIKVSTDNGRPKLLVKDDGIGIPSTEQVKIFQRFYRVDKSRSKATGGTGLGLAIVKHIVELHSAKIILDSTPGIGTSFTIIFG; the protein is encoded by the coding sequence ATGAAACAGAAAATTAATTTGCGGCTAATCGGCATTGCCATTCTGGCAATTACAGCCACTGTTATCGCTATGATTAGTGTGTATTATCGATTGTTTCAAGCACAAGTGGAAAAGGATTTGCGCTTGAATGCGCAACTTTTGCAAAGTAGCGACTTATTTACCAATTTTGATCATGTTGAGCGGTGCAATGAACTTAAGCATTTGTCTCAATCGTTGCGTATAACTTGGATAGATGTCGACGGAAGAGTACTATTTGATAATGATTTTTCAGCTGCTCAACTTAGTAACCATGCTGATCGTCAAGAGGTTAAAGCTGCATCTAATTTGGGAGAAGGTCAGGTCGTTCGATATTCTAGCACATTGAATAAAGATACTTTTTACTATGCTCTGCGTTTATCTAATGGTACGATTTTGCGCTTAGCAACAGAATCTGACAGTATCGGTACGATTATTATCTCAGCCATGCCGATAATTGCACTTGTTTTGCTGTTGATCCTAGTTGTTTGCATAGCTTTATCACATCTGTTGACAAGTCAGTTGATTAAGCCGATTGAAGCAATGGCTTTGGATATAACTAATAAAGATTTTCAGGCACCTTACAAAGAATTAGCTCCGTTCAGTGATATTATTAGAACTCAACATATGGAGATATTGGCAGCAGCCAAAGATAGGCAAGATTTCACGGCAAACGTTTCGCACGAATTAAAGACTCCGCTGACAGCTATTTCCGGATACGCTGAATTGTTGGCGGCAAATATGGTAGGGGCGGAACAGAAAATGCATTTTTATCAGGAGATCCAAAAGTGTGCCGGGCGTCTGCTTGGGCTTATTAATGACATTATTCGCTTAGCAGAATTAGATCGTAGTGAACGTCAACCATTATTTAACGATGTAGATTTAGCTAAAATTGTTGAGGAATCTATAAATACCTTGCAGCTTAACGCCACGCAACATAAAATTAAGCTGAATTTGCAACTGGAAAAGTGTATCGTGCACGGGAACCAAGAAATGTTGAAAGAATTAGTAGATAATTTAGTTGTTAATGCAATTTTCTACAATTCACCGGGGGGGCATGTGCTAATAAAAGTTAGCACGGATAATGGTAGACCGAAACTGCTTGTCAAAGATGACGGTATAGGTATTCCTTCAACTGAACAGGTGAAAATCTTTCAACGCTTTTATCGCGTTGACAAGAGTCGCTCTAAGGCAACCGGCGGCACGGGCTTGGGTTTGGCAATAGTCAAGCATATCGTTGAATTGCATTCGGCGAAAATCATACTAGATAGTACACCCGGTATTGGTACAAGCTTTACAATTATCTTTGGTTGA